In Vibrio syngnathi, the following proteins share a genomic window:
- a CDS encoding glutaredoxin domain-containing protein — translation MKKPVKITLYRWAGSWGPFKVNIPCGECTLTKDILKDTFENELSDVDVELEVKDWLSHWWEPLKLGSWHAPILVVEGKVVSQGEALNRGVLVQSVIKEWTKRDSLKGNIVYGKATCPFCVKAKQMLDEAGVEYQYHDVVKDSAALYRMIPEVKAHIGEKTPVTVPQIWLDGKYIGGADNLEAWMKENGLDTIPNNVVDLSNQSTG, via the coding sequence ATGAAGAAACCAGTCAAGATTACACTATACCGTTGGGCAGGCAGCTGGGGTCCATTTAAAGTTAACATCCCATGTGGAGAGTGCACCCTTACCAAAGACATTCTTAAAGATACTTTTGAGAATGAGTTATCAGATGTCGATGTCGAACTGGAAGTGAAAGATTGGTTATCTCACTGGTGGGAGCCGCTAAAACTGGGTTCTTGGCATGCTCCTATTCTTGTTGTTGAAGGCAAGGTAGTCAGCCAAGGCGAAGCGCTTAACCGCGGTGTGTTAGTTCAATCCGTGATCAAAGAGTGGACCAAACGCGACAGCCTAAAAGGCAACATCGTTTATGGTAAAGCAACCTGCCCATTCTGCGTTAAGGCCAAGCAAATGCTTGATGAAGCGGGTGTTGAATATCAATACCACGATGTCGTAAAAGACAGCGCCGCTTTGTATCGTATGATTCCAGAGGTAAAAGCGCACATTGGTGAGAAAACACCAGTAACTGTCCCTCAGATCTGGCTTGATGGTAAATACATCGGTGGAGCTGACAACTTAGAAGCGTGGATGAAAGAGAACGGTTTAGATACTATCCCGAATAATGTTGTCGACCTATCCAACCAATCGACAGGCTGA
- a CDS encoding DMT family transporter, giving the protein MSQHHPIQGASWMLTAGLAFAVINSLTQVASIHFGLTSTTVAVIQYAIALFAILPYLKTLGIRRALKTDNLKLHVFRVFLSVIGIQLWIWALAYPVPIWQGIALLMTSPLFATIGSGLFLKEKVGAARWGATLAGFVGAMVILEPWAEDFNWATLLPVGAAFFWACYSLMVKKLSSQDSPSTMVVYLLLLITPFNILLAAPDWQTPSGGTIWAILIVIGVMTALAQWAIVKAYSVADASFVQPFDHAKLPLNVLAGWIVFSWVPPGRLWLGAAIIIASVAFITHWETKKPAKIKKV; this is encoded by the coding sequence ATGTCACAACACCATCCGATCCAAGGCGCTAGCTGGATGCTAACCGCAGGCCTAGCCTTTGCCGTTATTAATAGCCTAACTCAAGTCGCTAGCATTCATTTCGGACTTACTTCTACCACCGTTGCCGTCATTCAATACGCCATCGCGTTGTTCGCTATTCTTCCTTATCTGAAAACGCTGGGCATTCGCCGCGCGCTAAAAACCGACAACCTAAAGTTGCACGTATTCCGTGTCTTCTTGTCTGTTATTGGTATTCAACTTTGGATATGGGCATTGGCTTACCCAGTACCTATTTGGCAAGGCATTGCCCTTCTCATGACGTCGCCATTGTTTGCAACCATAGGCTCAGGACTTTTCCTCAAAGAAAAAGTTGGGGCTGCTCGCTGGGGCGCGACCTTAGCTGGCTTCGTGGGTGCAATGGTAATTCTAGAGCCGTGGGCAGAAGACTTTAACTGGGCAACACTGTTACCGGTTGGCGCGGCTTTTTTCTGGGCATGCTACTCACTCATGGTGAAAAAACTCTCTTCGCAAGACAGTCCTTCAACCATGGTGGTGTACTTGCTGCTATTAATCACACCATTTAACATCCTGCTTGCCGCGCCAGATTGGCAAACTCCAAGCGGCGGTACAATTTGGGCTATCTTAATTGTTATCGGTGTGATGACGGCACTCGCTCAATGGGCAATTGTAAAAGCCTACTCAGTCGCTGATGCTTCGTTTGTGCAACCGTTTGACCACGCGAAATTACCGCTAAATGTTTTAGCAGGTTGGATTGTGTTTAGTTGGGTTCCACCGGGTCGTTTATGGCTAGGTGCTGCTATTATTATTGCGTCAGTTGCATTTATTACCCATTGGGAAACGAAAAAACCGGCGAAAATAAAGAAAGTTTAG
- a CDS encoding porin, translated as MKKAVLASAVVAALVSGSSLAATVYSSDGTELKIGGRAEFRGDFIGSGGAEVEGSMKDKTRFRLNLGGKTELTDTATAFGFYEAEQDTGSDKFENRYMYAGVDFDGQAVSVGRQDMASVIVSDFTDITEFSGVQQAFGAASDKEDGVFAYRGGFDALQLEATYQTNSKKDSDGYGISGVYSLPIGLDLGLAYSGEDLGENKGSADQILAGLAYSLDNLYLAATYSTGDLDDKATGTDAKSFTAMEFAAQYKFTKQVSAAVVYTYQEDEINSGAKVDAVDGIELAGYYKLNSNFRTYLSYYVNGLDEVKNAKGIVTAGEDTLRLGVRYDF; from the coding sequence ATGAAAAAGGCAGTTCTAGCTTCTGCAGTGGTAGCGGCACTAGTTTCAGGTTCATCGTTAGCAGCAACAGTTTACAGCTCTGATGGTACAGAACTTAAAATTGGCGGTCGTGCAGAATTCCGTGGTGATTTTATAGGTTCTGGTGGTGCTGAAGTTGAAGGTTCAATGAAAGATAAAACTCGTTTCCGTTTAAACCTTGGTGGTAAAACAGAACTTACAGATACTGCAACGGCATTCGGTTTCTACGAAGCAGAGCAAGACACAGGTTCTGATAAGTTTGAAAACCGTTACATGTACGCAGGTGTTGATTTTGACGGCCAAGCCGTTTCTGTCGGTCGCCAAGATATGGCTTCAGTTATCGTATCTGACTTTACAGATATCACTGAGTTTTCTGGTGTGCAGCAAGCATTCGGTGCAGCTTCTGATAAAGAAGATGGCGTATTTGCATACCGTGGCGGCTTTGATGCCCTGCAACTAGAAGCCACTTACCAAACCAACAGCAAAAAAGACTCTGACGGCTACGGTATTTCTGGTGTCTACTCACTGCCAATAGGCTTAGATCTTGGTCTAGCCTACTCAGGTGAAGACCTAGGCGAAAATAAAGGTAGCGCAGACCAAATCCTTGCCGGCCTAGCGTATTCTCTAGACAACCTGTACTTAGCTGCAACTTATTCAACAGGCGACCTAGATGATAAAGCGACAGGTACCGATGCTAAGTCATTCACTGCTATGGAATTTGCAGCGCAATACAAATTCACCAAGCAAGTATCTGCTGCAGTCGTATATACTTACCAAGAAGATGAAATCAACAGCGGAGCAAAAGTAGACGCTGTCGACGGTATTGAATTAGCTGGTTACTACAAACTAAACAGCAATTTCCGCACATACCTTTCTTACTACGTTAACGGTTTAGACGAAGTTAAAAATGCAAAAGGTATCGTGACAGCTGGTGAAGACACACTTCGCCTAGGTGTCCGCTACGATTTCTAA
- a CDS encoding succinylglutamate desuccinylase/aspartoacylase family protein encodes MKTEYLGDVLQGRQVVGSLNVEDLPIGEHQFWFQVTSDGLGQPKNMPVSVFKGSQEGPKLMITAGIHGDELNGVLAAQQIIRDLVGKTLKGTVTVVPTVNLSGLLNHSRDFISSDPGSCPANLNRLFPGDAHGLAAERFVASLWDRLLKHNATFAVDLHTQTRGAVYPLYVFADYRVKQCLEMARLMLPDCVLNDPGDPGILETVWNRSGIPSITVEVGMGKFTQPDMIQRAVDGVFNILSYYEMLDAEGLRDKKPLPSIDWIEGNNVVSIRADIGGFVLPQVELLQSVEQDDLLAIQYDAFGNECRRYHAPSAGRVLSYNVDALREPGALVCRLLS; translated from the coding sequence ATGAAAACAGAGTACTTAGGCGATGTTTTACAAGGCAGGCAGGTTGTTGGCTCTTTGAATGTTGAAGACCTACCGATTGGAGAGCATCAGTTTTGGTTCCAAGTAACCAGTGATGGGTTAGGGCAACCTAAGAACATGCCAGTCTCTGTTTTCAAAGGTAGTCAAGAAGGCCCGAAGTTGATGATCACTGCCGGTATTCACGGTGATGAGCTAAACGGTGTGTTGGCTGCTCAGCAAATTATCCGAGATTTAGTAGGCAAAACATTAAAAGGCACGGTGACAGTTGTACCAACTGTGAATTTGTCTGGCTTGCTTAACCACAGCCGCGATTTTATCTCTTCGGATCCGGGCTCTTGCCCTGCCAACCTTAATCGACTCTTTCCGGGTGATGCGCATGGCTTAGCCGCGGAGCGATTCGTCGCATCTCTGTGGGATCGCTTACTCAAACACAACGCGACATTTGCTGTTGATCTACATACCCAAACTCGTGGTGCGGTGTATCCACTTTATGTGTTTGCTGATTACCGAGTAAAGCAATGCTTGGAGATGGCGAGGTTAATGCTGCCCGATTGTGTTCTTAATGATCCCGGCGATCCGGGTATTCTTGAAACGGTCTGGAATCGAAGTGGAATTCCGAGCATTACAGTGGAAGTAGGGATGGGGAAATTTACTCAACCTGACATGATTCAACGAGCCGTAGATGGTGTTTTTAATATTCTTTCTTACTACGAGATGCTTGATGCTGAAGGTTTAAGAGACAAAAAGCCACTGCCGAGTATAGATTGGATAGAGGGCAATAATGTAGTGTCTATCCGCGCTGATATTGGTGGATTTGTGTTACCTCAGGTCGAGCTTTTACAAAGCGTAGAGCAAGATGATCTTTTGGCGATTCAATATGACGCTTTTGGTAACGAATGTCGTCGCTATCATGCGCCGTCTGCCGGACGTGTACTTAGCTATAACGTGGATGCATTAAGGGAGCCTGGGGCGCTTGTCTGTCGACTATTGAGTTGA
- a CDS encoding PTS sugar transporter subunit IIA → MSLFDLIGNQGVIINSEENLTVDAAIDLTCSTLLASKKIEASYVEAIKQKHKDIGAYYVLAPKIAMPHARPEDGVNEASLQVTVFKKGVDLESEDNGDVYLSITLAAMDSDSHIHTIMALSELFQNDDDIDAIIAAETEQEIIEILKRY, encoded by the coding sequence ATGAGCCTATTCGATTTAATCGGTAACCAAGGCGTTATCATCAACTCTGAAGAGAACCTAACGGTTGATGCTGCGATTGATTTAACCTGTTCAACACTGTTAGCAAGCAAGAAAATTGAAGCAAGCTATGTTGAAGCTATCAAGCAAAAGCACAAAGACATCGGCGCGTACTATGTTCTAGCACCAAAGATTGCGATGCCTCATGCTCGTCCTGAAGATGGTGTGAACGAAGCATCACTGCAGGTGACAGTATTCAAAAAGGGTGTTGATTTAGAGTCGGAAGACAACGGTGACGTTTACCTTTCAATCACTCTGGCAGCGATGGACTCAGATAGCCATATCCATACTATTATGGCGCTATCAGAGTTGTTCCAAAATGATGATGACATTGATGCCATTATCGCAGCGGAAACAGAGCAAGAGATCATCGAGATCTTAAAGCGATACTAG
- a CDS encoding PTS ascorbate transporter subunit IIC yields the protein MQNFFEFMLGLLKEPAIMVGLIAFIGLVAQKADISTILKGTIKTVMGFLILGFGAGALVGALNNFSVVFTEAFGVSGVIPNNEAIVALAQEAFGYEMALIMFFAFVVNILLARITPLKYIFLTGHHTMFMSMLVAVILSTANIEGTALVAIGSIIVGTLMVVMPALGQKYTEKVMGTDQLAIGHFSTLSYIVSGFIGSKFGDTSKSTEDIQVPKSLMFLRDTPVAVATTMAIFFMLASIIAGGEFVETVSSGQNWVVFTFMQSLIFAGGVYIVLQGVKMLIAEIVPAFKGISDKLVPGAKPALDCPMVFPVAPNAVLIGFLCSFAAGLLAMAVQGALGWTIIVAGVVPHFFVGGAAGVYGNATGGLRGAILGSFTQGLCISFLPMLLLPVLGGLGLEATTFADFDFGVVGLILGWIVS from the coding sequence ATGCAAAACTTTTTCGAATTCATGCTCGGCTTATTAAAAGAGCCAGCAATCATGGTAGGTTTAATTGCTTTCATTGGCCTTGTTGCACAAAAAGCAGATATTTCTACTATTCTAAAAGGCACAATTAAAACCGTAATGGGTTTCCTAATTTTAGGTTTTGGTGCTGGCGCTCTTGTTGGCGCATTAAATAACTTCTCAGTTGTATTTACTGAAGCATTCGGCGTAAGTGGTGTTATTCCAAATAACGAAGCAATTGTTGCATTAGCACAAGAAGCATTCGGTTATGAAATGGCTCTAATTATGTTCTTCGCATTCGTTGTGAATATTTTATTGGCTCGAATTACTCCTTTAAAATATATTTTCTTAACGGGTCACCACACAATGTTCATGTCTATGCTGGTAGCAGTAATTCTGTCTACAGCAAACATTGAAGGCACAGCTCTTGTCGCAATCGGCTCAATCATTGTGGGTACATTAATGGTTGTGATGCCAGCGCTAGGCCAAAAGTACACTGAAAAAGTGATGGGTACTGATCAACTGGCTATCGGTCACTTCTCGACACTGTCTTACATCGTGTCTGGCTTCATTGGTAGCAAATTCGGTGACACATCAAAATCAACAGAAGACATCCAAGTTCCTAAAAGCTTAATGTTCCTACGTGATACGCCAGTAGCCGTAGCAACAACAATGGCTATCTTCTTCATGCTTGCGTCTATTATTGCGGGCGGCGAGTTTGTAGAAACAGTATCAAGCGGTCAAAACTGGGTTGTGTTTACCTTCATGCAATCTCTAATCTTTGCAGGTGGTGTTTACATCGTATTGCAAGGTGTGAAGATGCTGATTGCTGAAATCGTTCCTGCATTTAAAGGTATTTCTGACAAACTAGTTCCGGGGGCAAAACCTGCTCTAGACTGCCCTATGGTATTCCCTGTAGCGCCAAACGCGGTACTTATCGGTTTCCTTTGTTCTTTCGCGGCAGGTCTACTAGCAATGGCTGTTCAAGGCGCGCTTGGTTGGACAATCATTGTAGCTGGCGTGGTTCCACACTTCTTCGTAGGTGGTGCGGCAGGTGTTTACGGTAACGCTACTGGCGGTCTACGTGGTGCAATTCTAGGTTCATTCACGCAAGGTCTGTGTATCTCTTTCCTACCAATGCTACTACTTCCAGTACTGGGTGGTCTTGGGCTTGAAGCGACAACATTTGCTGACTTCGACTTCGGTGTTGTTGGTCTGATTCTAGGATGGATTGTTTCATGA
- a CDS encoding PTS sugar transporter subunit IIB, translating into MKKILVVCGNGLGTSLMMEMAVKEVAKKIGFEAEVDHEDLSSAASSNADIWVAATDVANQLKDAGKENIISLKNIFDKVSIEEQLKTFM; encoded by the coding sequence ATGAAAAAGATTCTTGTAGTTTGCGGTAACGGCCTTGGTACTTCTCTAATGATGGAAATGGCAGTAAAAGAAGTCGCTAAAAAAATCGGTTTCGAAGCAGAAGTTGATCACGAAGATCTATCATCTGCAGCATCAAGCAATGCGGATATTTGGGTTGCAGCAACAGACGTTGCAAACCAACTAAAAGACGCTGGTAAAGAGAACATCATCAGCCTTAAAAATATTTTTGACAAAGTATCAATCGAAGAACAACTAAAAACTTTCATGTAA
- a CDS encoding NupC/NupG family nucleoside CNT transporter, which translates to MNILFGFVGVLALIACAYLLSESRSSINWKTVSRALLLQIGFAALVLYFPWGQLALTSLSNGVSSLLGFADAGIAFLFGDLATEGFIFAIRVLPIIIFFSALISALYYLGIMQKVIQILGGAVQKLLGTSKAESLVATGNIFLSQGESPLLIRPFLKSMTRSELFAVMAGGMASVAGSVLGGYAGLGVELKYLIAASFMAAPGSLLMAKIIVPERSTPSDYDHIELDKADQSNVIDALASGAMNGMKVAVAVGTMLIAFVSVIAMVNTGLESLGETFGFAGITLQAIFGYLFSPLAWLIGIPSDEVLMAGSYIGQKIVMNEFVAFIDFVENKALLSEHSQVIVTFALCGFANIGSIAIQLGSIGVMAPERRAEVANLGLKAVAAGTLANLMSACLAGIFILL; encoded by the coding sequence ATGAATATTCTATTTGGTTTTGTCGGTGTTCTGGCACTGATTGCTTGTGCGTACCTGCTATCTGAAAGTCGTTCTTCGATTAACTGGAAAACAGTCTCTCGTGCACTATTACTTCAAATCGGTTTTGCTGCTTTGGTGTTGTATTTCCCTTGGGGACAATTGGCGCTAACAAGCCTAAGTAATGGCGTTTCTAGCCTGCTTGGTTTTGCAGACGCTGGTATCGCATTCCTTTTCGGCGACCTTGCAACTGAAGGTTTCATTTTCGCGATACGCGTACTTCCAATCATTATCTTCTTCAGTGCTTTGATCTCTGCACTTTACTACCTCGGCATCATGCAAAAAGTGATTCAAATCTTGGGCGGAGCGGTGCAAAAACTGCTCGGCACCAGTAAAGCTGAATCCTTGGTAGCGACAGGTAATATTTTCCTTTCTCAGGGTGAGTCTCCTCTTCTTATTCGTCCATTTTTAAAATCTATGACTCGTTCGGAACTGTTTGCTGTAATGGCAGGTGGTATGGCGTCGGTAGCGGGCAGTGTACTTGGTGGTTATGCTGGCCTTGGTGTAGAGCTTAAATATCTTATAGCAGCAAGCTTCATGGCGGCTCCAGGTAGCCTGTTAATGGCGAAGATCATCGTTCCTGAGCGCAGCACACCAAGTGACTACGACCATATCGAACTCGATAAAGCTGACCAAAGCAACGTAATCGATGCATTGGCAAGCGGCGCGATGAACGGTATGAAAGTCGCAGTGGCTGTCGGTACTATGTTGATTGCATTCGTGAGTGTGATTGCGATGGTTAACACTGGCCTAGAAAGTCTAGGTGAAACGTTCGGTTTTGCGGGTATTACACTGCAAGCAATCTTCGGTTACCTGTTCTCCCCTCTAGCGTGGCTGATTGGTATCCCGAGTGATGAAGTATTAATGGCGGGTTCTTACATCGGTCAGAAGATTGTAATGAACGAGTTTGTTGCTTTCATCGACTTCGTTGAGAACAAAGCGTTGTTATCTGAACACAGCCAAGTAATCGTTACTTTTGCTCTATGTGGCTTTGCTAACATTGGCTCTATCGCAATTCAGCTGGGTTCAATCGGTGTTATGGCACCAGAGCGTCGTGCTGAAGTGGCAAACTTAGGCTTGAAAGCAGTCGCTGCTGGTACGCTTGCAAACCTAATGAGTGCGTGTTTAGCGGGTATCTTCATCTTGCTTTAA
- a CDS encoding class I SAM-dependent methyltransferase: MHWLDRWKVYRYHRKQANRSNGDKAKALGWTGEESQLCRFEVIARSADFEKKSVLDLGCGYGELFELLDSIYRIQSYTGVDQHAGFLKKAKQNYTEARCQFLSGDMSQMSLETHDVVIASGSLNYISRDSDYLTNMITRMYELSNQTVIFNLLNSSQYPSRNTLMSYHPQGVYRFCKTLCDDVSLIEGYAEGDFTIVMNKCESGA, encoded by the coding sequence ATGCACTGGCTCGATCGTTGGAAAGTGTATCGCTATCATCGAAAACAGGCTAACCGCTCGAATGGCGACAAGGCTAAAGCTTTAGGGTGGACCGGCGAAGAGAGCCAATTGTGTCGCTTTGAAGTGATTGCTCGTTCGGCTGACTTCGAAAAGAAGAGTGTCTTAGATTTGGGTTGCGGCTATGGCGAGCTGTTTGAATTGCTCGACAGTATCTATCGAATTCAGTCTTACACAGGTGTTGACCAACATGCAGGCTTTCTAAAAAAGGCTAAGCAGAACTATACAGAAGCTCGTTGTCAGTTCTTGTCGGGTGACATGAGCCAAATGAGCCTTGAGACACACGATGTGGTTATCGCCAGTGGTTCATTGAATTACATCTCTCGCGACTCCGATTATCTGACTAACATGATTACTCGTATGTATGAATTGTCGAATCAGACGGTGATTTTTAATCTTCTCAACTCAAGCCAATACCCTTCACGTAACACTTTGATGAGTTATCACCCTCAAGGCGTATATCGCTTTTGTAAAACGCTCTGTGACGATGTTTCCTTGATCGAAGGGTATGCGGAAGGGGATTTCACGATAGTAATGAACAAATGCGAGTCAGGGGCTTGA
- a CDS encoding DUF3541 domain-containing protein, with product MKLKTLTLCTLLSISVAVAVHAHTTSDTLTAFDTQQTVNIQENKQATNVPKIQSQADIIPSQEQSFKQSADLIRTTYESQLYTLPAFKEGHYGLRMYRQTLDDKYSAAVWSDMARVASKLSRLSNDVHTMEQIVLYSEKRVASYVGDSDERSVRRYNITKHMPEYLYLGVDLLGSMARANEYGLEHKNDAKLREIIRRYDFSRYVTNEDMVKAWAAQLANQVYWLRQLGEQDVVNEFVDTFKKAYPDNKDKKLSSQQFGNKIYGMTHVIFGDSEYYQHQVSEQEHQWIYDYFRENIDTILLRAKEDVIAEVGLTFLLAGLENDPVVEKTRLAIQASIDKTKGMIPSVTGDFDLKYGEHRNVLAIMLLDWQQVNEAPTYEGNPKVFTNIPYGLVENQPLKHLQ from the coding sequence ATGAAGCTAAAAACGCTAACTCTGTGCACATTGTTATCAATCTCAGTTGCGGTTGCGGTTCACGCACACACTACTTCAGATACGCTAACGGCTTTTGACACACAACAGACTGTTAACATACAAGAGAACAAGCAAGCAACAAACGTACCAAAGATTCAATCACAAGCTGATATTATTCCCTCTCAAGAACAGTCTTTCAAACAGTCTGCAGACCTCATTCGCACTACCTACGAAAGCCAACTTTATACCCTGCCCGCCTTCAAAGAGGGTCACTATGGTTTGCGTATGTATCGACAAACATTAGACGACAAATATTCTGCCGCGGTTTGGAGTGATATGGCACGTGTAGCAAGTAAGCTCAGCCGCCTATCGAATGATGTTCACACCATGGAACAAATCGTACTGTACTCAGAAAAGCGTGTTGCTTCCTATGTTGGCGACAGCGATGAACGTAGTGTTCGACGCTACAACATCACCAAGCACATGCCAGAATATCTATACCTTGGTGTTGACCTTCTCGGCTCTATGGCACGCGCCAATGAGTACGGTTTAGAACACAAGAATGATGCCAAACTACGTGAAATTATTCGCCGTTATGACTTTTCACGATACGTTACTAACGAAGACATGGTGAAAGCATGGGCTGCTCAATTGGCGAATCAGGTCTATTGGCTGCGTCAATTGGGTGAACAAGATGTCGTTAATGAGTTCGTCGACACCTTCAAGAAAGCGTACCCAGACAATAAAGATAAGAAACTTTCAAGCCAGCAATTCGGTAATAAGATCTATGGTATGACACATGTCATCTTTGGTGATTCAGAGTATTACCAGCATCAAGTAAGCGAACAAGAACACCAATGGATCTACGATTACTTCAGAGAGAACATCGATACAATCCTGTTACGAGCAAAAGAAGATGTGATTGCTGAGGTTGGGTTGACCTTCTTATTAGCCGGACTAGAGAATGACCCAGTAGTAGAGAAAACTCGGCTCGCAATCCAAGCTTCTATCGATAAGACAAAAGGTATGATCCCTTCGGTCACCGGTGATTTTGACCTCAAGTATGGGGAACACCGCAACGTACTCGCGATTATGTTACTCGATTGGCAACAAGTGAACGAAGCACCGACTTATGAAGGCAACCCAAAAGTGTTTACTAACATTCCTTATGGATTAGTTGAAAACCAACCGCTGAAGCACTTGCAGTAA
- a CDS encoding diguanylate cyclase, with amino-acid sequence MPRGSSKQWPAKLLSLLFFLVVMSAIEFFHSKELSYLKDESYSEAKKQLSIIRSRIEATIVSDMYILNNFSTLVTINPDSDMKSWDKIAENIIRDGFHIRLIGLAEDDILNFVYPLEGNEQVLGIDYRDHPTQWESVEIARNIGNTFIAGPFELFQGGQALITRTPIFRDPPFNQDYWGVSSAVISLDELFEDVGIGIIENKYQLAIRGANSSGKDGAVFYGTQDVFDNAFATEQVSFPYGGWYLALAGNDHVLMDVPWYRIQAVRLVGYTLMLVLAFAFFTIYRLYRIADSRSMHDELTMLPNRRYFMFSLKQAFKVIQKQRARTFAVVNIDLDGFKAINDTFGHAAGDQVLIECAKRIKSKLRGSDIVARIGGDEFLVLLPRIIDDQHVSSIVAKLRRAICNTPVVYDAHSIYLRISVGWVIHNNNYSDVDALLKAADEKMYEQKRQIM; translated from the coding sequence ATGCCAAGAGGTTCTAGCAAGCAATGGCCTGCCAAATTATTATCTTTACTGTTTTTTTTAGTGGTAATGAGTGCTATCGAGTTTTTTCACTCTAAAGAATTATCCTACCTGAAAGATGAATCCTACTCAGAGGCAAAAAAGCAGCTATCGATCATTCGTTCTCGAATAGAAGCCACGATTGTTTCAGATATGTATATCCTCAATAATTTTTCTACTCTTGTGACGATAAACCCTGACAGCGATATGAAAAGTTGGGACAAGATTGCTGAGAATATCATTCGAGATGGGTTCCACATTCGTCTGATCGGTCTGGCCGAAGATGACATCCTAAATTTCGTCTACCCATTGGAAGGTAATGAGCAGGTCCTTGGTATTGATTATCGAGACCATCCAACCCAGTGGGAGTCGGTTGAAATAGCGCGAAATATTGGCAACACCTTCATTGCCGGTCCTTTTGAGTTGTTTCAAGGTGGTCAAGCTCTCATTACACGTACACCTATTTTCAGGGACCCGCCTTTTAACCAAGACTATTGGGGTGTATCCAGTGCCGTGATTAGTTTAGACGAGCTGTTTGAAGATGTCGGAATTGGGATAATCGAAAATAAGTACCAACTCGCGATTCGTGGCGCAAACAGTTCGGGTAAAGATGGCGCGGTCTTTTATGGCACTCAGGATGTATTTGATAATGCATTTGCTACCGAACAGGTGAGCTTCCCATACGGTGGTTGGTACCTTGCTCTCGCTGGTAATGATCATGTATTAATGGATGTGCCTTGGTATCGAATTCAAGCGGTGAGGTTAGTCGGTTACACCCTCATGTTAGTGCTGGCGTTTGCCTTCTTTACTATTTATCGCCTGTACCGAATTGCAGATAGCCGTTCTATGCATGATGAACTCACCATGTTACCTAATCGCCGATACTTTATGTTCAGCCTAAAGCAGGCGTTTAAAGTCATCCAAAAGCAGAGAGCAAGAACCTTTGCTGTGGTAAATATCGATCTTGATGGGTTTAAAGCGATCAATGACACTTTTGGGCATGCGGCTGGCGATCAGGTGCTTATTGAGTGTGCTAAGCGCATTAAGAGCAAGTTACGTGGTTCAGATATCGTTGCGAGGATCGGTGGTGATGAGTTCTTAGTTTTGCTGCCACGTATCATCGATGACCAACATGTCTCTTCGATTGTAGCTAAACTTCGAAGAGCAATATGTAACACCCCTGTCGTTTATGATGCGCACTCGATTTATCTTCGAATTAGCGTTGGTTGGGTAATTCATAACAATAACTACAGTGATGTCGATGCACTACTCAAAGCAGCTGATGAAAAAATGTACGAACAGAAACGACAAATTATGTAG